In Doryrhamphus excisus isolate RoL2022-K1 chromosome 7, RoL_Dexc_1.0, whole genome shotgun sequence, one genomic interval encodes:
- the LOC131132172 gene encoding G-protein coupled receptor 151, translating to MDSSDRPANVTFFDFVGGVQLLQGEDIRTAVPVLLIGICVSGAVGNLLVLLIFMQDFKDGKGSEVKALLASLASTDLLILLLCAPVRALTTYKQWWVLGRFVCCTTDWFQHSCVVAKTLLLAVSTRAKHTLKPAAATPSDAGATLCAPTWVHGAMAFVWMVSMMFPIPQMLFATLQPHGRGNICISEMPACASQFMVLFYKIYPTATFVVPVLFTVAYYTKSLHKALNYAPCPRHQSKVTLVLLCLSSTLGLMLLPEWGAFTWVRLGYNKPPVGVVLFAQVLLYACSALAPVLLMTMYDDVRQGLVAICLAAACRGSKAAGASPKTEGNGAELGANAVIPNADKTFPDVEHFWTGRRNTHVEEEQDPVPWEREEKL from the coding sequence ATGGATTCTTCAGATCGACCGGCAAACGTGACTTTCTTTGACTTTGTGGGAGGTGTCCAACTCCTCCAGGGGGAGGACATCAGGACCGCCGTGCCCGTCCTCCTCATCGGGATCTGCGTGTCGGGCGCCGTGGGGAATCTCCTGGTCCTGCTCATCTTCATGCAGGACTTCAAGGACGGGAAGGGCTCGGAGGTGAAGGCTCTGCTCGCCTCGTTGGCCTCCACGGACCTCCTCATTCTGCTCCTGTGCGCCCCCGTGCGCGCCCTCACCACGTACAAGCAGTGGTGGGTGCTGGGGCGCTTCGTGTGCTGCACCACCGACTGGTTCCAGCACTCGTGCGTGGTGGCCAAGACGTTGCTGCTGGCGGTCAGCACCCGCGCCAAGCACACGCTCAAGCCCGCCGCCGCCACCCCCTCCGACGCAGGGGCCACCCTCTGCGCCCCCACATGGGTCCACGGGGCCATGGCGTTTGTCTGGATGGTGTCCATGATGTTCCCCATCCCGCAGATGCTTTTTGCCACGTTGCAGCCACACGGCCGTGGCAATATTTGCATCTCCGAGATGCCGGCGTGCGCGTCCCAGTTCATGGTGCTCTTCTACAAGATTTACCCGACGGCCACCTTTGTGGTCCCGGTCCTCTTCACTGTGGCGTACTACACCAAAAGCCTCCACAAGGCTCTCAACTATGCCCCCTGTCCGCGGCATCAGAGCAAGGTGACCCTGGTTCTTTTGTGCCTGAGCAGCACCCTCGGGCTCATGCTGCTGCCCGAGTGGGGCGCCTTCACGTGGGTCCGGCTGGGCTACAACAAACCCCCGGTGGGTGTGGTCCTCTTTGCGCAGGTGCTCTTGTACGCCTGCAGCGCCCTCGCCCCGGTGCTGCTCATGACCATGTACGACGACGTGCGCCAAGGCCTGGTCGCCATCTGCTTGGCAGCCGCCTGCCGGGGCTCCAAGGCGGCCGGCGCCTCGCCAAAGACAGAAGGCAATGGAGCGGAGCTGGGTGCCAACGCCGTCATCCCCAACGCTGACAAGACCTTCCCGGATGTGGAGCACTTTTGGACAGGACGCCGGAACACCCACGTGGAGGAGGAACAGGACCCCGTCCCCTGGGAGAGAGAGGAGAAACTGTAA